In Prunus dulcis chromosome 2, ALMONDv2, whole genome shotgun sequence, a single genomic region encodes these proteins:
- the LOC117617598 gene encoding FT-interacting protein 3-like, with protein MNFKLGVEVVAAHDLMPKDGQGASSAFVELHFDHQRFRTTTKERDLNPVWNETFYFNISDPNNIPNLTLEAFIYHHGKANSKAFLGKVVLTGTSFVPYSDAVVLHYPLEKRGIFSRVKGELGLKVFVTDDPSIRSSNPLPAMDSSLDNDSRSTHVQAQLQKVQDVIPDSFSNDKAESRRTFHHLPNPNLARQQNIPSAAIQPPVNYGMQEMRSEPQASKVVRMYSGSSSQAPDYSLKETSPYLGGGQIVGGRVIRADRPSGTYDLVQKMQYLFVRVVKARDLPHMDVTGSLDPYVEVRIGNYKGITRHFEKKQNPEWNEVFAFAKENEQSSVLDVVVKGRDLLKDDFVGLVRFDLHEVPTRVPPDSPLAPEWYRLANKDGKKEKGELMLAVWYGTQADEAFPDAWHSDAIGPDDGSSVAYGHTRSKVYHSPRLWYVRVNVIEAQDLVLSDKSRFPDAYAKVQIGNQILKTKPVQSRVMNPMWNEDLMFVAAEPFDDHLIISIEDRVGPSKDETLGKVAIPLNTIEKRADDRKIRDRWYNLEKHMSDAMEGEQRKKDKDKFFSRIHLRVCLDGGYHVLDESTHYSSDLRPTAKQLWKSNIGVLELGILNAEGLHPMKTRDGKGTSDTYCVAKYGHKWVRTRTINNSQSPKYNEQYTWEVFDPATVLTVGVFDNSQIGNPNGSGKDMKIGKVRIRISTLETGRVYTHNYPLLVLHPSGVKKMGELHLAIRFSCTSLVNMMFKYSRPLLPKMHYVRPLTVVQQDMLRYQAVNIVAARLSRAEPPLRKEVVEYMSDADSHLWSMRRSKANFFRLMSVFSGLFAIGKWFGEVCMWKNPITTALVHVLFVMLVCFPELILPTVFLYMFLIGIWNWRYRPRYPPHMNTRISYADAVHPDELDEEFDTFPTSRGSDIVRMRYDRLRSVAGRIQTVVGDVATQGERLQALLSWRDPRATTLYITFCLVAAIVLYVTPFQVLVLLGGVYLMRHPRFRGKMPSAPVNFFRRLPARTDSML; from the coding sequence ATGAACTTCAAGTTAGGGGTGGAGGTTGTGGCTGCCCATGACCTTATGCCCAAAGACGGGCAGGGCGCATCCAGTGCATTTGTGGAGCTCCACTTTGATCACCAGAGATTCcgaacaacaacaaaagaaagagatcTCAATCCTGTTTGGAATGAGACCTTCTACTTCAACATCTCTGATCCAAACAACATCCCTAACCTCACTCTTGAAGCCTTTATTTACCACCATGGTAAAGCCAATTCCAAAGCTTTCCTTGGGAAGGTTGTTCTGACCGGGACATCATTTGTCCCATACTCTGATGCTGTTGTTTTGCACTACCCTCTGGAGAAGAGAGGCATTTTCTCACGCGTGAAAGGAGAGCTTGGTCTAAAAGTTTTTGTTACTGATGACCCGTCTATAAGATCCTCAAATCCACTGCCTGCAATGGATTCCTCTCTGGATAATGATTCGCGCTCTACCCATGTTCAAGCACAATTGCAAAAAGTTCAAGATGTTATTCCAGACTCATTCTCCAATGACAAAGCTGAGTCGAGACGCACTTTTCATCACCTTCCAAACCCAAACCTAGCACGGCAGCAGAACATTCCTTCAGCGGCAATCCAGCCACCAGTGAACTATGGGATGCAGGAAATGAGGTCTGAACCACAGGCTTCTAAAGTTGTTCGCATGTATTCAGGTTCATCATCTCAAGCGCCTGATTATTCGCTTAAAGAGACAAGTCCTTACCTTGGAGGGGGGCAAATTGTTGGAGGGCGAGTTATACGTGCAGACAGGCCATCCGGCACCTATGACCTTGTTCAAAAGATGCAATACCTATTTGTTCGAGTTGTGAAGGCCCGTGACCTTCCTCACATGGATGTGACAGGGAGTCTTGACCCATATGTTGAAGTTAGAATTGGGAACTACAAAGGAATTACAAGGCATTTTGAGAAAAAGCAGAACCCTGAATGGAATGAGGTATTTGCTTTTGCAAAGGAGAATGAGCAGTCATCTGTTTTGGACGTTGTGGTCAAAGGCAGGGATCTTTTAAAAGATGACTTTGTTGGGTTAGTGCGGTTTGATCTTCATGAAGTTCCTACACGAGTTCCACCTGACAGTCCATTGGCTCCAGAATGGTATCGGCTTGCAAATAAGGATGGGAAGAAGGAGAAAGGGGAACTGATGCTTGCTGTATGGTATGGCACACAAGCTGATGAGGCTTTTCCGGATGCCTGGCATTCTGATGCAATTGGTCCTGATGATGGTTCTTCAGTTGCCTATGGACATACTCGCTCAAAAGTTTACCATTCACCAAGATTATGGTATGTACGAGTAAATGTGATCGAGGCTCAGGACTTGGTTCTATCTGACAAGTCCCGCTTCCCAGATGCATATGCAAAAGTACAGATTGGAAATCAGATTTTGAAGACAAAGCCAGTTCAGTCTCGAGTTATGAACCCAATGTGGAATGAGGACCTGATGTTTGTTGCCGCTGAACCCTTTGATGACCATCTGATCATTTCAATTGAAGATCGTGTAGGTCCAAGCAAGGATGAGACCTTAGGAAAGGTTGCAATACCACTGAACACTATTGAGAAGCGTGCTGATGATCGAAAGATCCGTGACCGGTGGTATAACCTTGAAAAGCACATGTCAGATGCCATGGAGGGGGAGCAGCGGAAGAAAGATAAAGATAAGTTTTTCAGTAGAATCCATCTCCGTGTTTGTCTTGATGGAGGGTACCATGTGCTTGATGAGTCAACTCACTACAGTAGCGACCTTCGACCCACAGCTAAGCAGCTCTGGAAGTCCAATATTGGTGTGTTAGAACTTGGAATTCTGAATGCTGAAGGGCTACACCCAATGAAAACAAGGGATGGGAAGGGTACATCAGACACATATTGTGTAGCAAAATATGGGCACAAATGGGTTCGTACTCGAACCATAAATAACAGCCAAAGCCCGAAATACAATGAGCAGTACACTTGGGAGGTTTTTGACCCTGCCACAGTTCTCACGGTGGGGGTTTTCGATAATAGTCAGATTGGTAATCCAAATGGCAGCGGAAAGGATATGAAAATTGGCAAGGTCCGGATTCGAATCTCTACCCTTGAGACTGGCCGTGTCTACACACACAATTACCCATTACTAGTCCTTCATCCTTCAGGTGTCAAAAAGATGGGTGAATTGCATCTTGCAATTAGATTTTCATGCACATCACTGGTTAACATGATGTTCAAGTACTCTCGACCCCTTTTGCCGAAGATGCATTATGTAAGGCCATTGACTGTGGTGCAGCAAGATATGTTACGTTACCAAGCTGTCAACATAGTGGCAGCTCGTCTTAGTCGGGCAGAACCACCTCTTAGGAAGGAAGTAGTTGAATACATGTCTGATGCAGACTCTCATCTTTGGAGCATGAGGCGCAGCAAGGCAAACTTCTTCCGACTTATGTCAGTTTTTTCGGGGTTGTTTGCTATTGGAAAATGGTTTGGAGAAGTATGCATGTGGAAAAACCCCATCACAACAGCGCTTGTACATGTTCTATTCGTGATGCTTGTGTGCTTCCCAGAACTGATTTTGCCAACTGTTTTCCTATACATGTTTCTGATAGggatttggaattggaggTATCGCCCAAGGTACCCTCCTCACATGAACACAAGGATCTCATATGCAGATGCTGTGCACCCTGATGAGCTTGATGAAGAATTCGACACATTCCCAACATCACGGGGTTCAGATATAGTTCGAATGAGGTATGATCGCTTGAGGAGTGTTGCTGGGAGGATTCAAACTGTGGTGGGTGATGTTGCAACGCAAGGGGAGCGGCTTCAGGCACTTCTCAGTTGGCGTGATCCTCGTGCCACTACTTTATATATTACATTCTGTCTTGTGGCTGCTATTGTGTTATATGTGACGCCTTTCCAGGTTCTGGTTCTTCTTGGTGGGGTTTACTTGATGAGGCACCCCAGGTTCAGGGGTAAGATGCCATCAGCCCCAGTTAACTTCTTCAGAAGGCTGCCAGCAAGGACAGATAGTATGTTGTAA
- the LOC117620285 gene encoding kiwellin-1-like: MKSFFSNGSIVLLVILLSTICLVAEAQQCRPSGKIRGRKAPAGQCNKENDSDCCVAGKMYPTYKCSPPLSGSTKAYLTLNSFEKNGDGGGPSECDNQYHNDNTPVVALSTGWYNNGRRCHNHIRINGNGRSVVAMVVDECDSTEGCDADHDYQPPCPNNIVDASKAVWKALGVPEDNWGGLDITWSDA, translated from the coding sequence atGAAGAGCTTTTTCTCAAATGGGTCCATTGTCCTACTAGTCATTCTCCTTTCAACAATTTGCTTGGTGGCTGAAGCTCAGCAATGTCGTCCAAGTGGTAAGATTAGAGGAAGGAAGGCCCCTGCTGGACAATGCAACAAGGAGAATGACTCTGACTGCTGCGTTGCCGGCAAAATGTACCCGACCTACAAATGTTCACCGCCATTGTCCGGGAGCACCAAGGCCTACCTAACTCTCAACAGTTTTGAGAAAAATGGAGACGGAGGTGGTCCATCAGAATGTGACAACCAATACCACAATGACAACACACCGGTTGTGGCATTGTCCACTGGATGGTACAACAATGGACGAAGGTGCCATAACCACATCAGAATTAATGGTAACGGGCGCAGTGTGGTGGCCATGGTGGTAGATGAGTGTGACTCTACGGAGGGATGTGATGCAGACCATGACTACCAACCTCCTTGTCCTAACAACATTGTTGATGCTTCAAAGGCTGTCTGGAAAGCCTTGGGTGTGCCTGAGGACAACTGGGGTGGCCTAGATATCACATGGTCCGATGCTTAG
- the LOC117620283 gene encoding kiwellin-1-like — MKSPAIFSRGSIALLVILLSTICLVTEAQQCRPSGKIRGRKAPAGQCNKENDSDCCVAGKMYPTYKCSPPLSGSTKAYLTLNSFEKNGDGGGPSECDNQYHNDNTPVVALSTGWYNNGGRCHNHIRINGNGRSVVAMVVDECDSTEGCDADHDYQPPCPNNIVDASKAVWKALGVPEDNWGGLDITWSDA; from the coding sequence atgaagagcCCAGCAATTTTCTCAAGAGGATCCATTGCCCTACTTGTCATTCTCCTTTCAACAATATGCTTGGTGACTGAAGCTCAGCAATGTCGTCCAAGTGGTAAGATTAGAGGAAGGAAGGCCCCTGCTGGACAATGCAACAAGGAGAATGACTCTGACTGCTGCGTTGCCGGCAAAATGTACCCGACCTACAAATGTTCACCGCCATTGTCCGGGAGCACCAAGGCCTACCTAACTCTCAACAGTTTTGAGAAAAATGGAGACGGAGGTGGTCCATCAGAATGTGACAACCAATACCATAATGACAACACACCGGTTGTGGCATTGTCCACTGGATGGTACAACAATGGAGGAAGGTGCCATAACCACATCAGAATTAATGGTAACGGGCGCAGTGTGGTGGCCATGGTGGTAGATGAGTGTGACTCTACCGAGGGATGTGATGCAGACCATGACTACCAACCTCCTTGTCCTAACAACATTGTTGATGCTTCAAAGGCTGTCTGGAAAGCCTTGGGTGTGCCTGAGGACAACTGGGGTGGCTTAGATATCACATGGTCCGACGCTTAG